The nucleotide window ATAAGCCGTATTTGTGGGCGTCCAAATGTCTTTTCAAATCTTCTAAATTGAAAAAATATGTACTATAATCGGTCGATACACCTTTGGCACAATTCGGTGAGCATATAGGACAAACGTAAAGTCTGGTAACTTCATCATAGCAAACTGTGACTTTCTTATTATTATAATCAATCTCTATAGCTTTCCACTTAGGTAGCCATCTCGTTGACATTGATAGTATAGTTATGTAGATTAAATATATAATATTAAGTACCCATTCTTTCCGAACTACCATCAGTATATTTAAGATACTTTAAATAAATTACTGATACCGCTTTCTTTAAATTCAGTAATATTCACACCATCCGATGTATGTCCGACATATAAGAATTATATTAAATTTTTATAAAGACTTATTTTTAACGTTACCATAAAGAATACTATTAAATAGAATTTGTCTTAGCATTTTTAGGGTATAAGATAAGTTAAGGGAAAATTCCTCTAGACTACTATACCGACTCCCTCCGGTAAGTTGCCCTCTCTCTATCGAATTTGAAATAGTTGAGATAGTCATAATTGAATATTTGAGATCTCTGTCCCATTCTCTGTATCGTAGGAAAGGAATAAGCAAATTATGCGGAGAAAATACGCTTTTACATAAGATGAATATAAGAGGAAAAACAAAATCTCAATTCAATATAATTGATCTAAGAACAGAGTATATCAGAAAGAGCAATGCTTATATAATAAGCAAAGTAAGATAATAATTGGCGGTTCTAATTTGTCATCTTCTCTCGATGACTATCCTCTTTCTTTAAAGACAATGTACGATATAGCTGAGTTTATACTCAGAGCGGCTAAAGCAATAAAACCAGAACAAACAATTAAGATGGTAAATGAATTAGAAAATTTCTATAAAAATAACCGAAATGGAAAGGTATTGGTAATGGGGGCTGGGAGAAGCGGACTAGTAGGAAGAGCTTTTGCTATGAGGTTACTTCATTTAGGTTTTAACTCCTATGTTCTAGGAGAAACCATAGTACCTGCTATTGGAAAGAACGATATAGTAGTTGCTATTTCAGGTTCTGGTAGAACTAAACTAATTCTGACAGCTGC belongs to Saccharolobus solfataricus and includes:
- the hxlB gene encoding 6-phospho-3-hexuloisomerase, which codes for MSSSLDDYPLSLKTMYDIAEFILRAAKAIKPEQTIKMVNELENFYKNNRNGKVLVMGAGRSGLVGRAFAMRLLHLGFNSYVLGETIVPAIGKNDIVVAISGSGRTKLILTAAEAAKEAGAKLISITSYFDSPLAKISDVVIEIPGRTKYSKNEDYFARQILGITEPLAPLGTLFEDTTQIFLDGIVAELMIRLKKTEEDLRLIHANIEL